The proteins below are encoded in one region of Thermococcus peptonophilus:
- a CDS encoding oxygen-binding di-iron domain-containing protein: protein MGEYFIEPGLDPRKDHVLYRDEEHMVVYLGTQEGGNDVDVNSYLIVSRGKGFLLDPGGYKIFSKVLANASKYVDPRNIEYVYICHQDPDVAGSLPLWREISNAKIVTHWLWTRFLPHFGFEDSRSVTHELPDEGETLSFGATTLEFIPAHFLHSPGHFTVYDHRSKFLFTGDIGIALLDEPYIVVESMEKHIQAMRPIHERLMASNRAIKAWLNRVRHLDVEAILPQHGAIIPRRYIPRFYDFLENLKCGVDLLR from the coding sequence ATGGGAGAGTACTTCATAGAGCCGGGACTCGACCCTCGGAAAGACCACGTCCTCTATAGGGATGAAGAACACATGGTAGTTTACCTCGGCACCCAAGAAGGAGGAAACGACGTTGACGTCAACAGCTACCTCATAGTCAGCAGAGGGAAGGGCTTCCTCCTCGATCCTGGAGGGTACAAGATATTCTCCAAAGTTCTCGCCAACGCCTCCAAGTACGTTGACCCAAGGAACATAGAGTACGTGTACATCTGCCACCAGGATCCAGACGTTGCCGGCAGTTTGCCCCTGTGGAGGGAGATAAGCAACGCCAAGATAGTTACTCACTGGCTCTGGACAAGGTTTTTGCCACACTTCGGCTTTGAAGACTCCAGGAGTGTAACCCATGAGCTTCCTGATGAGGGTGAGACCCTGAGTTTTGGAGCTACTACGCTGGAGTTCATCCCTGCACATTTCCTCCACAGCCCTGGACACTTCACGGTGTACGACCACAGGAGCAAGTTCCTTTTCACGGGAGACATCGGCATAGCCCTCCTCGACGAGCCATACATAGTCGTTGAAAGCATGGAAAAACACATACAGGCCATGAGACCAATCCACGAGAGGCTCATGGCCAGCAACAGGGCCATAAAGGCATGGCTCAACAGGGTGAGGCATCTAGATGTTGAGGCCATACTGCCACAGCACGGCGCAATAATTCCAAGGAGATACATTCCGAGGTTCTATGACTTCCTTGAGAACCTCAAGTGCGGGGTTGATCTGCTCCGCTGA
- a CDS encoding methyl-accepting chemotaxis protein — MAKTLEEIYSKIGHEINQIIDDVHRTLPISEEAKRKHAEAMKSYMRDLFHNSFNKDALLRAGKAHLLDYGFDFAHFGRVHYRPVVEKILPLVLKEADNQELIVEFMRRLVNGNALLEEGWIQALVEKIKEMESHTSDIDSSMKEVVEAISQISQASQDVSIRTQEIGEMISESRSNLEEIVGNVGRIVTQAEEIRESLSQTVRESEEESKSLGAIKEELEDLRGYLHKMTSTNEEVARNVGVISQIAKQTNLLALNAAIEAARAGEAGRGFAIVADEVRKLAEDSRRSAEKIKEMVKASQKITRETVEIIERNIDKILQAVGSFENISKSLSFHSEEVTEFVEYLKEVSESIDEFQEVLEKISHNIESTMAAMEEETSSAEEITASAEEVSAHLEELNRKIKKLIELLS; from the coding sequence ATGGCCAAGACATTGGAGGAGATATACAGCAAGATTGGGCACGAGATCAATCAGATAATAGACGATGTTCACAGAACGCTCCCCATATCAGAGGAGGCCAAGAGAAAGCACGCGGAGGCTATGAAAAGCTACATGAGAGACCTATTCCATAACAGCTTCAACAAGGACGCTCTCCTCAGGGCTGGGAAGGCTCACCTGCTTGACTATGGATTCGACTTCGCCCACTTTGGGAGAGTTCATTACAGGCCCGTCGTTGAGAAGATTCTACCGCTCGTCCTCAAAGAGGCAGATAATCAGGAGCTCATCGTGGAGTTCATGAGGAGACTCGTCAATGGAAACGCCCTGCTCGAAGAGGGGTGGATCCAAGCACTAGTGGAGAAAATCAAGGAGATGGAAAGTCATACAAGCGACATAGACTCATCAATGAAGGAAGTAGTTGAGGCAATCTCCCAGATTTCTCAGGCCTCTCAGGATGTATCCATTAGAACCCAAGAAATCGGGGAGATGATAAGCGAATCACGGAGTAATCTGGAAGAGATAGTGGGAAACGTTGGGAGAATAGTAACCCAGGCAGAGGAGATAAGAGAGAGTCTCAGCCAGACTGTCAGAGAGAGCGAGGAGGAGAGCAAGTCTTTAGGTGCGATAAAGGAGGAGCTTGAGGATCTGAGAGGATACCTCCACAAAATGACATCCACCAACGAGGAGGTTGCGAGAAACGTCGGTGTCATCTCACAGATCGCAAAGCAGACCAATCTGCTGGCTCTCAACGCCGCAATTGAAGCAGCAAGAGCTGGAGAAGCAGGAAGAGGATTTGCAATAGTCGCTGACGAGGTTAGGAAGCTCGCCGAAGACAGCAGACGGTCAGCAGAGAAGATAAAGGAAATGGTTAAAGCATCCCAAAAGATAACGAGGGAGACAGTAGAGATAATAGAGAGAAACATTGACAAGATTCTCCAGGCCGTTGGCTCCTTTGAGAACATAAGCAAGAGTTTGAGCTTCCATTCTGAGGAGGTAACAGAATTCGTTGAGTACCTCAAAGAAGTTTCTGAGTCTATAGATGAGTTCCAGGAGGTTCTTGAAAAGATATCTCATAACATTGAGAGTACCATGGCAGCTATGGAAGAAGAAACATCCTCTGCCGAAGAAATAACGGCCTCTGCCGAAGAGGTGTCGGCACACCTTGAAGAATTAAATAGAAAGATAAAGAAACTCATTGAGTTACTAAGTTGA